In Gossypium hirsutum isolate 1008001.06 chromosome A10, Gossypium_hirsutum_v2.1, whole genome shotgun sequence, the DNA window gttaaacatctttttctaggtgattttcataaaaaaaacccctaaaaggacattttgcaaaaggtgtaaaatatgtggtagaaatgtgaaataatggaaaaatgtgggctgccataagaggaaagaacattcggctaggcttgggtaatgtagaaaattcatgcatttcatcatacgagcctagggactaaatcgtaaataatgtgaaaagttaggcgcaaaacgatcattttatctgggggtgaaatttagactcaaaaaggataaggtgaggtattaatgattcatttttattgttataaaccccgaggaacaaattctggaggttgatcaaggaaaacaaaaggtttcggaataaccgagatGCAAAACCGAAAtggataccaggtaagttcgaataactttaagtaaactattttcatgcctaattacatgtgttatgaatgtatgataattggttataatgatggtatgaaaatccatgaaatgtgttaataataatgaaatgataataaatgtctcggttgaagtcaaaaagggaaattcgatagATAAACCATTgtctgcatgtgttgcaaaaaaggatttagcccggacgagtaatctgttgatctcaaatataggaaggatctagcccggacgggtgttctttgagtgatcgagcctctcaaaaaatatgtgtgcattgtggatttagctcggacgggtaatccgactagggtctgaatttagcgtagactggtaattcagatctgagctcattatgGGTGTTTGTTGCTACAaggggtttagcctggactggtaataccgacatcaccctatgagtttacattgcgggggatttagcctggactggtaatcccgccgtaaaatgtgaggttcgcgggagtgcgtacttgagatgatcgctcttatgacttgatggtaaatggataatccatcgagacttCTGAGAAACTCAACGGAATTAACATgagatatgaaaatgaaaatcttggataatgagctcatctaagacaaattacaatTATGGAACTAACTTGTCAGTTTGAGTGCATGttatagggaaactatttcatgcttgttggttttattgcctaatatggatgcatgctaattaatcggtaagtttactttctagttattcgggcttactaagcatgtaaatacTTACCCCTCCTTTTtccttgtcttacagagctcgtggactcgtgaagattgggagacggttggagaatcaacacactatcatcttgtttagctttggtatatagatactcttattttgttcaattgcatgtatagggcttttgttattttgttatatgtgtcatttgattagccaatatgaaagcttataaaagtatacatattcacttgtatatggccatggaaattggctcattttggtgtaggttgtgacctaccaaattgtgcatgttatgttccaatgttcttgtgatgattaaatatggtgtgatacaattagtcatatataatatgaccaaatcacatggggtggttaggTCACAATTTagcaatgagttaagataacgagccaagcttaattgagttacaagttatggaaatccttaatataaaggggataacctagcatgtatagaaaccgatgagatgaggtttacatgcaatgaagcatattaaggtcatttaagagtataattagatcatgttaagtgttattgaaaactataagaGGATATGATTATTAGAGGGTGACctaaggcttgaaaaatagcccaACAAGgtctacatgggtagacacacgggtatgtgtctaggccgtgtatgataCACGGaccaccccatgggcgtgtgaaatggtcgtgtgtcctctgcacctaaaaattttaagtcagaatgcatggtagtaaacacacgggtagagacacggccgtgtgtctcaaccgtatggcTGGCACGacttagcacatgggcgtgtgtcttggccgtgtgcccctaaatgtatgctgacgtcataaacagaatgctcgagtttttgggcACAGGCGACCACAAGGgcatgtctaggccatgtgaaggacacgggccagggacacgggcatgtgtttggccatgtaaaaacccctgtaggtttgaaatagaaaataaattcaattaattccacatgggtaggggacacgggcatgtgcattgcctccacacgggcgtgtgaggtgtAACCTAGCAATTTTCCAGGAACTTTctcaagttctcggtttagtctcggacctttctcaatgtatgttttgggccccgtaggcccataatagggacactaagatgttgtttgattgggttcaaattggaacgaaattttaataACTAGTATTTCTCAAAAATGTTCGAGCACATGcatggtaacgcctcgtacctggtTCCGATCTcaagtacgggtaaggggtgttacaaaaccacCATTCTTTTATCCTATTTTGAAGCTTGCGGCTATGGCAGCTTGAGCCTCCTATGGGTGAGCCAACTTGAAGACTGATGCAGATCCACTCCTGATGAGGAAATCTAAGTGTAGAAGAAAGGGAAATTGAGAGATCTAGTTGAGAAGCCTAGGAATAGTATTACCCTATGTTTTCTACTGTATAGAAGTACAATGAATGCTTTTTAAATtgttatcttattaaatcttgttttattgtttaatcttcaTGGTTTGAATGTTCTAAACACGGAAGTGTTATTTCAGTCACTAACACTAGAAGGTGTAGTGACAGTTTGAATTAATAAGCATTTCTGCAAAAGTTGAGTAAGAACtaaaggaatttagtccacttgtttttAATAGTGCCATATTGCCGTCATCGGAAGGTAAGGTTAACGTGCATGGTTAAGTCCCAGATTAAATAAAATAGTGTgtttggtaagatatacattaaattttattgCATTAACAATCACCTATCTGTTATACCTTGTGAGTAGTTAGTATActactgaagattcatgttggggatctcattttatcattaccatattttatttcattatttttaagaTATTGCTCCGACAATTACCCACACAATTTAATTCAGTTTTTTTAGCTATTGCATCGAAATTAATAGACAAAGAACTATCATCCCTATGGGATTgatatccgacagactcacatctatctactatacttgcatcgacaatGTACGCTTGTACATTTTTGCTGTGACATTAACAGTCGATCAGTGATCTAGTAAGCAAATCTACTTCCTAGTCTATTTTACCAGCAAAAATGACTGAATGGCAGCAGAAGAGCCTATGCTTCTGGTGTGGAGCTAAGTACCATGTCGAACACAAGTGTGTCAAATCTCATTTATACCAGTTTCTACTTGAACCTCTATCTGACAGTGTAGCTGAAGAATTTTAGGAATGCTCTGATAGGCTTGAGGAGAGTAGTCCTAAAGAAGAACCATCCAAATCCCCTATGGTTTCATTACATTCCCTCACTAGTTTACAAGGTCACAATACCATGGGCCTGGTTGCTCGAGTGGGGTCTATTTGGGCAATCATTTTGGTTGACTCAGGTAGCACACATAACTTTATCGATGCTATGCTGGTGAGCAAATTATCTCTGCCAATGGTGCACCAAAAGCAGTTGAAGGTCACTGTAGCAAATGGGAGCTGTTTGTTTACCAAGGAAGTATACAAAGGAGTTCGATGGGAAGTTCAAAACTTCCAGTTTGAAATGGATTTCATAGTATTACCACTGTGTGACATGGTGTTAGGGGTTCAGTATTTACTGGCCTTGGGGGATATTATTTGGAACTTTGATTCCTTAACTATGCAGTTTATGGTTAAGGGTGAACCATGTATTATTCATAGTATTGTTCCAAGCGCAATAGTAGCAAAAGCCAGTGGCTCGAATTCCAGATGTTTTATGGCTATGGGACAAACCTTGGGGCCGTATACCTCAGTAATGAGCTCACCTAATTAAGTGGCACTTTCTGCTAAAGTATCCAATGATAGTGAGAAATAGCTTCAAGGGTTATTGGAAGACTTTGCTGATGCTTTCCAAGTGCCAAAGGGTTTACCACAACCTCAGTTGCAAGATAATAGAATTCCTTTAAAAGATGCAGGAGTTCTGGTTAAAATTCGACCATACAGGTATCCTACCATTCAAAAGGGAGAGATGGAGAAATTGATTCAAGAGATCCTCTAAGCTAGGATAATCAGAGATAGCAATAACTCTTTTTCTTCCCCTGTAGTGATGGTCAAAAAGAAGGATGGAAGCTAGAGGttgtgtgtttattatagatAACTAAATCAAcatacaatcaagaataaatttcTGACTCCCATAATTGAGGAGTTGCTAGATGAATTCAGGGAAGCTCGGGTGTTTTCTAAACTGGATTTGAGGTCCGAACATCATCAAATCTGAATGTGGGAACCTGATGTACATAAAACAACATTCAGGACACATGAGGGGaattatgagtttctagtgatgccctttggccttactaatgcaccctTCAGTTTTCAGGCTCTTATGAATTTAGTGTTCAAACTACTGTTGAGGAAGTTTGTGCTAATATTCTTTGATGACATACTGGTCTATTCAAAGTCCTGGTCCAAACATTTACAACATTTGAGAACAGTTCTCCTCATCTTAAGGGATCAACAACTGTTTGCAAAAAAGAATAAATGTTGTTTTGGTACTTCTCAAATTGAGTACCTTGGACATGTGCTATATGAGGGGACAGTATCCATGGATAAATCCAAGATTGAATTTATTTCTTCATGACCACTCCTCAATCAGTGAAAGATTTAAGAAGCTTTCTTGGACTATTTGGCTACTATAAGAGATTCATTAGAAACTACAGGTTGTTAGCCAAGTCTCTAACAGATTTATTAAAAAAGAATGGTTGGGGTTGGTCTGAATAGGAAAAATTGACTTTCCAGTCATTAAAAGAAGCTTTGTATGCAACACTAGTCTTAGTGTTACCAAATTTTCAGCTTAAATTTACAGTGGATACAAATGCCAGTGGTTTTAGAATTGGAGCAGTACTGCAACAGCAAGGGAAACCAGTGGCCTGCTTTAGCAAGGCCTTAGGTGTAAGGCACCAAGCCTTATCGATCTACAAAAAGGAGATGTTAGCAGTTTTATTGGCTGTTAGGAAGTGGCATGCCTACCTTGTGGGGAAGCATTTCAAAATTAGAACAGATCACCAAAGTCTAATGTTTTTATCTGACTAGGTAGCTATCACACCATTCTAACAACGGTGGGTAGCTAAAATGTTAGGTTATGACTTTGAGGTCTCTTACAGGAAAAGAATCAACAACAGAGAGGCTGATACTCTCTCTAGACAACCCCAGCTAGAGCGAAGTCAGTTCTTTCAGTTATCAACTAGTTTTGTCATTTCTAGTCTCTTAGAGCAGATGCAACAATCATATGAATTAGATGATAAGTTGAAAGAGATCATAGAAGGTATCAAACAACATAGTCATCAGGACCAAAAGTATTCATGGGATGGAAGATTTTtgcaaagaaaagggaaaattatagTGGGGAAGAACGTAAATTTGCGAAAGGAATTATATCACCATTTTCATGCTAGTGTAGTAGGGGGTCACTCAAGTATCCATGCCACTAGGAATTGTTTAGCTAGTTTGTTGTACTGGAAGGGTCAAACACCAGATGTCAAACACTGGATTAGAGAGTGCTTGTTCTATCAGAGATGCAAAAGTGAGATAGTAACATCTCCAAGACTTCTACAGCCCTTATATGTGCCTAATCGAGCTTGGTCTATTATCAGTTTGGATTTCATTGAAAGATTGTCGaactcaaaaaggaaaaaatcCATTCTGGTTGTGGTGGACCATTTGACTAAATATGGTTATTTTTTGGCCCTATCTCAcccatatacaaataaagatGTAGCACAGGAGTACTTGAATCATATTTATAAACTTCATGGAATGCCTGGGTCAATTATATCAGACAGAGACAAAATTTTGTCAGTGGATATTGCAGGAACTATTTTAAAGAGCTAGTACTATCCTCAAACGGATGCTCAAATGGAGGTATTTAATCGGTGTCTTAAGAACTATCTGAGATGCATGACCAGAGAGACACCTGCAAACTGGTTTAGTTGGTTACCTTTTGCAGAATGGTTGTATAACTCTTCTTTTCACTCCTCCATTCAACTCACCccatataaagctttgtatggacagCCACCTTTTAAACACACGCCTTACTTAATAGGAGTCTCATCAGTGGCAGTAGTTGACAGAAGCTTGCAGGCTCGAAAGGCTGCTAGGACCATATGAAGCAGTTAGCTGACAAACATTGGTCTGAAAGGAGTTTCCAGGTTGGTGATTTGATATAATTGCGACTGCAACCTTATAGGAAACAAATGGTTAGGAAGGCTCTTCATCAAAAATTATCTCCTAAGTACTATAGACCCTTCCATGTGATTAAGAAAGTGGGGCAGGTGGTGTATACTCTTCAATTACCCCCAGGTTCCCGTATTTATTCAACATTTCACATCTTTCAGTTAAAGAAACAATAAGGTCATCTCCTACTCAAGCTCAACTACCTTTGATTGATGCCCATGGAGCATTGTAGAAAGAACCAATAAGAATTGTGGACAGAAGAATAGTTAATAAGGGGAACCAAGTTGTTACTGAAGTTTTGGTAGAACTGATTGACTCTTTTCCTATAGATACAAAATGGGAATCTTTACCTCTGCTTTAAGAAAATTTCCTCACTTTCATCATCGAGGACAATGATCATTTTCTTGAGAGGCAGTACTTGTTACGGGATAAAAAGCTAACTAGGAAAATTGAGAGTAAAAGGGTCTTAAAATACGATGAGTTTTAGTTAAGTAAACAGTGCGTTTAATACTGagaataaattatcaaaacagTGCGTAGggacttataaaatttatttacaatattactttaaattaaatataaatataatttgattattcgataaatgtaaattttaatttatgattttaatttatttattttaaataaatgtaaactttttaaagaataatataatattaaaataaaataaaaataattaaaaaacccaACATTAAGTTATAAGTAGTTCTTtatctacttattattttatagactttttataaaaaaatatatacttcctttgtttttttattataaatcaaacaaattttaaaaaataaatcagatttaatattttcactatgatcttagttaaataattttaaaaaattatattatataaattttgttatttcataattatgacatattatattatttttaagtcaATTTTCCAGATTATATTTGATTCGAACTAGATTTTATAGCACGTGAAAGTCACTCACCGCGTTGAACCACGTAATATAAAGTGTTCGTCAAACCAGGTTACCCATGAGCGGGTTATGTTTGTACTTCACATCAAATTTATAAACCTTTTCGTCAGCTGAATTGTCGGCTAAAGTCCAAACCTTTTTGCTTTCCTTTTTcacttgttaattttttttattttttttgtcccTAATTATCCATCTCTTCCgaccatatattttattatttaaataattaaatgatttaagGAAATAGCTAAAAAAAACCCACAACAAATAATTTCCAAACTGAAATTAAAGGAAGAAAAAACTTATACTAATAGAATTTtataatcttatatatatatgctatacgggaaatataaaattacagaaaaataaataaatagccaTATTCACTCATTTACAATTTAGATAAATTATTCTTTTATACATTgtcttttaaatgttttaagttATATCATcacttttgtttaaattttatgttataaaattgATCTTAAATAAATTgtctctttattttaaaattttatttaattgaattaacttttaatgttattatattaagagtaatgaatattaaaattttacatataaaatatagtttttttaaaaaagcatTGTTACAACTCCTAAAAAGTACTAGGACGACACTTGAAGATGGTTCTCTCTTTCTCACACTATCATTAACCACTCAACCTTCCGAATTAACCACTTGTTATGAGACTGCCTGTTAATAGAGGGAACCTCCCCTTCCATCAAGCTTCCTGCTTACTAACGTTAGCCACCCATTTTTTAGTGTGAACACTCCTAGTGTAAACACTCTCTTTAAAGACCACTAGGGCCCACTTAAGAATAGCAACCTCGTACTCCTTCAAAAGAAGTAATAGAATGAGTCCCACCGTGCATGTCCCTCATGTACTTCATAATGATAACTACCCTACCATGTCACTACCAAACATACGGTATCTTTTATAAATACTATTCAATACAATGGAAAAGGAATCTTCTGCTTCATTAGTAACCTCGAGCACGTACTCTCTCACTTTTTGCCTTCCTTACTTGGTAACCTTCTTCCTCCTAAGATAGCTTGTACTCTttatatacattaaaaaattacacatatatataaatctaatatttattgTTACTCTTATCCATTGTTTTGCAAGACATTAGCTATAATaaacttttaacttttatatactttattgattttgtatttattaaaGAAGTCAAAAAGAAGAGTTTTTTTTTCACAAGATTGTTGTATGTATACCATAAAAACAAATCCATATTtcacattatatatattaaagatatattataatttaaaaagaaagtatattaaaaaaattgaagtctataaagaaaatgttagaaaaaataGATTTTGAAAGTTTTGAGGTATATTCTCCATTGGTAAAGGTAGagatttgattaataaaattatggttttatattttacttCATGAGACCTtcacaacggtatatcatatactcaaaatgattgagtgatgaatgagaaattgatgctcaaagtaaggcaattgtgaattatgttgaggaAAATGAAAAGATTGATTCCACCTTGGTTAGACATCAAGTAAGAAATATGTTTATGTATGAATCAACTTAATAGTTATTAAATGACTAAGCTAATAGTCTCCTTTGCATGTAGGAGAGATATAAATTgaaacatatttatttaattataatataaaaaatctaattatATTATTCTTGACAAAATTTAAATACAACAAATGAGAGGCACAGTATTAATAAAGTGAGTTTACTAAAATGTCAATCACACTTGATGggaattaaattagaatttgaaaATGTTACTTTAGATAAGAGATATATTTAAATTTCCAAATGTTtgttttaaaagttaattttgaaATGCAAACTTCTTCATATCATGTGAATAAAATTATtgtcaaatattataataaatttgacATTCCATTATAAGTCGTAACTTTGACAATGGTAAATAAAACTGAAACATTTTTCTGTGAAAtcagaaaatattaatttatttttgttaaaatgttGTGGCAAGTTTGTAGTTTTGCTGTCTCAATAGTTGAGAGGTTATTTTGACCCCACAAAATAACGCCTCTGAAGGTTTACGAGCACACGCGTataaataagatattaaatttttaattatttacaattCAATAAATGAgtattaaaatattcttttatattatgatggtgatttttattttattttattatcagctacgtaaaaagaaaaaaaaaaaacctctgaCTCTCTTGGTGAATTCATTTCGTAAAACTTAAAATATACCTAGATCTCTTCTTCGGAAAGAAAAACATATctattatcaattaaaaatatgagaagtaataaaatttttatatttaaatattttaattattaaataatattttaggaTGAAGcccattttatctttatttatttttatataaagagGTGGAAATGTTTGAAGCATATTCTAATTAGGGGtgatcaaaattcaatttaattaaaaaaattgaaaaaattttgaatttcaagttaatcgaatcgacttattcaaattatttaagtCAACacgaataagtaattcgagtttcgagtttAAATACACTTTTGGTCtctgtcaagtttgaaaatgagcaaattggtcactctctcaacaaaaaattacaaaataattcaaaatatttataaaaattataaattttatattttttaaaaaattataaaaatttcaaaaaaaattcaaaaaaatatataaagaaagttaaaaaaattaaaaattttctaggataataattttgggacataaataagttaattaatgattcaagtttatcatactaaagtatttttttttattttgctctaaacaagttttcaaaattatatgccctaacatgaaattagttatattgtatcaagatttaaatttgatatgtttaacTTTTTACTTTAACTCGTTTaatttcactcgactcgatttgaaAAATTTTTATATCGAATcaagatgataaaataaaattcatcaactcaattaacttaaattttttactcaatttaatCAACCCTAAACTTAACCACGCAAGTCCTATCTCACGAAACTATAActtagatgaacaattttttacttcctatataaataaaaaataaaagatagatataattaaaatttggaataatttttataaacataAGTACGTAAACATATTCATTTCAAACTATATTTTATCCATttataaatgtaaaaataaaaataaaaaggattgacCAGCCGTAACAAATTAAGCCCTTAAttatctccaaaaaaaaaaaaagcccttGAAACCCAACCGaccaattaaattataaaagtcttTTTGTGATTAGTATTATTTATTTCAGTCAAATCCAAACGACAAAcgtgctttttcttttcctttcatttattttttttatcattttttcctCAATTTCACCATGAGAGAAATGCCATTGTCACTTCTTCAGCTCTCTCTATccttcatatatttatatatattgaattccTTCGTATTTTATATTCAAACAAATCGAGACTTCTTTTGATCTCCTCAGTCTCcgtgtctctctctctctctttcactcTCTGAAATGGCGTCCAAAGTGTTGATGCCAAGCTTAACCCTAAACAATGTAACCTTTCCAGGGGACAATAAAACTCAATCACATTCATTTGGGCAAGTTTCATTCCCTAAAAAAACTGGGGTTTCTTCATCAAGACAATCGGTCATCAGTAGGAGCTGTGCAGTTGCAGTAAAACCAGCAGCTCTGATGGCGACGAGTACAGCAAAACCAGCCACTAGTTATACCTTGTCTCACTTGTGGAGAGAAGTTCAAGGTTCAAACAACTGGGAAAACCTATTGGAACCATTGGACCCTCTTCTTAGAAACGAGATTATCCGATACGGAGAGTTCGTGGCAGCCTGTTACAAGGCCTTTGATCTGGATTCAAGCTCCAAGAGGTACTTGAACTGCAAGTACGGGAAAAAGAATATGTTGAAGGAGGTTGGGATGGAAAATTCAGGCTATGAAGTGAGTAAATACATTTACGCTACACCCGATGTCAATATCCCCATCCAAAACGGGGCTACTTGCGGTCGTTGGATCGGATATGTCGCCGTTTCATCGGATGAAGCTGTGAAAAGGATTGGGAGAAGGGATTTGCTGATAACCTTTCGAGGCACGGTCACCAACCATGAATGGGTTGCTAATTTCATGAGCTCACTCACGCCTGCAAGACTCGACCCGCACAACCCGAGGCCCCTAGTGAAAGTGGAGTCTGGGTTTTTGAGCTTATACACATCTGAAGAAGCTGATAGCAAGTTTGGGCTTGAAAGTTGTCGACAACAGCTCTTATCTGAGGTTTCCAGGCTATTAAACAAGTATAAAGGTGAGGAATTGAGTATAACTTTGGCTGGTCATAGTATGGGGAGTGCTTTGGCTCTTCttttagcttatgatatagctgaACTTGGGTTGAATAGAACGGATACCAATCACCAAGACCAAATACCAATCACTGTCTTCTCCTTTGGGGGACCTAGAGTTGGGAA includes these proteins:
- the LOC107896018 gene encoding galactolipase DONGLE, chloroplastic; its protein translation is MASKVLMPSLTLNNVTFPGDNKTQSHSFGQVSFPKKTGVSSSRQSVISRSCAVAVKPAALMATSTAKPATSYTLSHLWREVQGSNNWENLLEPLDPLLRNEIIRYGEFVAACYKAFDLDSSSKRYLNCKYGKKNMLKEVGMENSGYEVSKYIYATPDVNIPIQNGATCGRWIGYVAVSSDEAVKRIGRRDLLITFRGTVTNHEWVANFMSSLTPARLDPHNPRPLVKVESGFLSLYTSEEADSKFGLESCRQQLLSEVSRLLNKYKGEELSITLAGHSMGSALALLLAYDIAELGLNRTDTNHQDQIPITVFSFGGPRVGNTSFKQRCEELGVKVLRIANVNDPITKLPGVFLNENLRVLGGRYELPWSCSCYAHVGVELALDFFNVQNPSCVHDLETYISLLRWPKRSVHSKIDENDGVDLWNGARGFLLNAQNFYICSPWIGAAIDMVNMVQSQNLS